Proteins co-encoded in one Paraburkholderia terrae genomic window:
- a CDS encoding TetR/AcrR family transcriptional regulator encodes MARTRAPDHESQRDQILDLAAEKFAQTSYPSTSMADLAAASGTSKARLYHYYESKEAILFDLLDRYTKRLMLIIAEVEGASQRRGLTERETFAELIRAFLSEYETSHSRHVALLNDVKYLVEAQREIILNRQRDVVAAFARQLARAYPESVARENQTALTMMVFGMINWTFTWLKPGGPMGYREFAEQVVAMVDHGLTVRASDDGAGGH; translated from the coding sequence ATGGCCCGTACACGAGCCCCAGACCATGAAAGCCAGCGCGACCAGATCCTCGATCTGGCCGCCGAAAAATTCGCTCAAACGAGCTATCCCAGCACGTCGATGGCCGATCTGGCCGCGGCGAGCGGCACGTCGAAAGCGCGCCTTTATCACTATTACGAGAGCAAGGAAGCGATTCTCTTCGACCTGCTCGACCGCTACACGAAGCGACTGATGCTGATCATCGCCGAGGTCGAAGGCGCGAGCCAGCGGCGCGGACTCACCGAGCGCGAAACCTTCGCCGAGCTGATCCGCGCGTTCCTTTCCGAGTACGAGACGTCGCACAGCCGGCACGTTGCGCTGTTGAACGACGTCAAATATCTGGTCGAAGCGCAGCGCGAGATCATCCTGAACCGTCAGCGCGACGTGGTCGCCGCGTTCGCGCGGCAACTGGCGCGCGCGTACCCCGAGAGCGTGGCGCGCGAAAACCAGACCGCCCTCACGATGATGGTGTTCGGGATGATCAACTGGACGTTCACCTGGCTGAAGCCGGGCGGCCCGATGGGCTATCGGGAATTCGCGGAACAGGTGGTCGCGATGGTGGATCATGGGCTGACCGTGCGTGCATCGGATGATGGCGCTGGCGGTCACTGA
- a CDS encoding GNAT family N-acetyltransferase has product MNLQTVRAAEPIVVDRLLNVAGRAPVLIRELSEKDRERLLAHFLELDEDDRLLRFGQVTPDHVIENYVRMLDFSRDTVFGVFDRHLELVGVGHLAYLPAEGDTRTAEFGVSVSESVRGQGIGTKLFERAAIRSRNTHVTTLYIHCLSRNTTMMHIAKKAGMKIEYAYGEADAYLTLSPADQNSIISEMLQEQAAVFDYVLKRQARNTSKLIESFIPTAIAA; this is encoded by the coding sequence ATGAATCTGCAAACCGTCCGCGCCGCCGAGCCGATCGTTGTCGATCGCTTGCTGAACGTCGCCGGCCGCGCGCCTGTTCTGATCCGGGAACTCAGCGAGAAAGACCGCGAGCGTCTGCTCGCTCACTTCCTTGAACTCGACGAAGACGATCGCCTGCTGCGCTTTGGTCAGGTCACGCCTGATCACGTCATCGAAAACTACGTTCGCATGCTGGATTTCAGCCGCGACACCGTGTTCGGCGTGTTCGACCGTCATCTGGAACTGGTCGGAGTCGGCCATCTGGCCTATCTGCCGGCTGAAGGCGATACGCGTACCGCTGAATTCGGCGTGTCGGTGTCGGAAAGCGTGCGGGGTCAGGGAATCGGCACGAAGCTCTTCGAGCGCGCCGCCATCCGCAGCCGCAACACGCACGTCACGACGCTGTACATCCACTGCCTGTCGCGCAACACGACGATGATGCACATCGCCAAGAAGGCCGGCATGAAGATCGAATATGCGTACGGTGAAGCGGACGCCTATCTGACGCTCTCGCCCGCGGATCAGAACAGCATCATCTCTGAGATGCTGCAGGAACAGGCCGCCGTGTTCGACTATGTGCTCAAGCGCCAGGCGCGCAACACGTCGAAGCTGATCGAATCGTTCATTCCGACCGCGATCGCCGCGTAA
- a CDS encoding Lrp/AsnC family transcriptional regulator, protein MAQIEIDAIDRRILAILQENGRLSNQEIAERVNLSPSPCLRRIRRLEEIGVIRGYVALLDSQMLGLDLLAYVNVRLEKRGGPALSARADGTPGRAGATHSELFRVAVQGWPEVVACYAMTGDMDYLLRVQVRDMAHFSRFVQDQLLRHPSVIDVKSSFSLEKFKETTALPL, encoded by the coding sequence ATGGCTCAAATTGAGATAGACGCGATCGACCGGCGCATTCTCGCGATTCTTCAGGAAAACGGGCGGCTGTCGAATCAGGAGATCGCCGAGCGGGTGAACCTGTCGCCGAGTCCGTGCTTGCGGCGCATCCGCAGGCTGGAGGAAATCGGCGTGATTCGCGGTTATGTCGCGCTGCTGGACTCGCAGATGCTCGGGCTCGATCTGCTCGCTTACGTCAATGTGCGGCTGGAGAAGCGCGGCGGCCCGGCGCTCAGCGCACGCGCGGACGGCACGCCGGGGCGTGCGGGCGCGACGCATTCGGAACTGTTCCGCGTGGCGGTACAGGGCTGGCCGGAAGTAGTCGCGTGCTACGCGATGACGGGCGACATGGACTATCTGCTGCGCGTGCAGGTGCGCGACATGGCGCACTTTTCGCGGTTCGTGCAGGACCAGTTGCTGCGGCATCCGTCGGTGATCGACGTGAAGTCGAGCTTTTCACTGGAGAAGTTCAAGGAGACGACCGCGCTGCCGCTTTGA
- the hppD gene encoding 4-hydroxyphenylpyruvate dioxygenase, whose amino-acid sequence MKVSTWENPVGTDGFEFIEYTAPDPVALGKLFESMGFTAIAKHRHKNVTLYRQGEINFIVNGEPDSFAQRFARLHGPSICAIAFRVQDAAKAYQRALELGAWGFDNKTGPMELNIPAIKGIGDSLIYFVDRWRGKNGAAPNSVGDINIYDVDFEPIPGANPNPVGHGLTYIDHLTHNVHRGRMQEWAEFYERLFNFREVRYFDIEGKVTGVKSKAMTSPCGKIRIPINEEGSETAGQIQEYLDAYHGEGIQHIALGTNDIYATVDGLRGANISLLDTIDTYYELVDRRVPNHGEPLDELRKRKILIDGAREDLLLQIFTENQIGPIFFEIIQRKGNQGFGEGNFKALFESIELDQIRRGVVQDKT is encoded by the coding sequence ATGAAAGTTTCTACCTGGGAGAATCCCGTCGGCACCGACGGCTTCGAGTTCATCGAATACACCGCGCCGGACCCCGTCGCGCTCGGCAAGCTGTTCGAGAGCATGGGTTTCACGGCCATCGCGAAGCATCGCCACAAGAACGTGACGCTGTACCGTCAAGGCGAGATCAACTTCATCGTCAATGGCGAGCCCGATTCGTTTGCGCAGCGCTTCGCGCGTCTGCACGGCCCGTCGATCTGCGCGATCGCGTTCCGCGTGCAGGACGCGGCAAAGGCCTACCAGCGCGCGCTCGAACTCGGCGCCTGGGGCTTCGACAACAAGACGGGCCCGATGGAGCTGAACATTCCGGCCATCAAGGGGATTGGCGATTCGCTGATCTATTTCGTCGACCGCTGGCGCGGCAAGAACGGCGCGGCGCCTAACAGCGTCGGCGACATCAACATCTATGACGTCGACTTTGAACCGATTCCGGGCGCGAACCCGAATCCCGTCGGCCACGGCCTCACCTATATCGATCACCTGACGCACAACGTCCATCGCGGACGCATGCAGGAGTGGGCCGAGTTCTACGAGCGACTGTTCAATTTCCGCGAAGTGCGCTACTTCGATATCGAAGGCAAGGTGACGGGCGTCAAGTCGAAGGCGATGACGTCGCCGTGCGGCAAGATCCGCATTCCGATCAACGAGGAAGGTTCGGAAACGGCGGGCCAGATCCAGGAATATCTCGACGCGTATCACGGCGAAGGGATCCAGCATATCGCGCTCGGCACGAACGACATTTACGCGACGGTCGACGGCCTGCGCGGCGCGAACATTTCGCTGCTCGATACGATCGACACGTACTACGAACTCGTCGATCGCCGCGTGCCGAATCACGGCGAGCCGCTGGACGAACTGCGCAAGCGCAAGATTCTGATCGACGGCGCGCGCGAAGACCTGCTGCTGCAGATCTTCACCGAGAACCAGATCGGACCGATCTTCTTCGAGATCATCCAGCGCAAGGGCAACCAGGGTTTCGGCGAGGGTAACTTCAAGGCGCTGTTCGAATCGATCGAACTGGATCAGATTCGTCGCGGTGTCGTGCAGGACAAGACCTGA